The genomic segment CCCGCCGCGTACGCGACCGGCGCTATGCCATTTCCGGTTGCGGTGGGAGACTTCAACGGCGACGGAATATTGGACCTGGCGGTGGCGAACTGGTCCGACAACACGGTGAGCGTGCTGCTGGGGAACAGCGACGGCACCTTCCAGGCGCAGGTGAGTTATGCGACGGATACGAGTCCGTGTTCGCTAGCGGTGGGAGACTTCAACGGCGACGGCAAGCTGGACCTGGCAGTTGCGAATACCAATTCCAGCACGGTGAGCGTGCTGCTGGGGAACGGCGACGGTACCTTCCAAGCGCAGGTCGCTTACGCGACCGGCTCCACTCCTCAGTGGGTTGCCGTGGCAGACTTCAATGGGGACGGTAAGCCGGACTTGGCGGTGGCGAATAACCTTGACAACACGGTGAGTGTGCTGCTGGGGAACGGCGACGGCACATTCCTGGCGCAGGCTACCTATGCGACCCGCGATAAAGCATATTCCGTTGCCGTGGGAGACTTCAACGGGGACGGCCTCTTCGACCTGGTGGTGGCGAATTTCGGCGCCAACTCAGTCAGTGTGCTGCTGGGGAACGGGGATGGCACGTTTCAGACGCAAGTCACCTACCCGACCGGCACCAATCCATACTCCATCGCCGTGGGAGACTTCAATGGTGACGGCCTCTCCGACTTGGCGGTAGTGAATTTCACTTCCGAAACGGTGAGCGTGCTGCTGGGGAACGGGGATGGGACGTTTGGGACGCAGGTCACCTACGCGACGGGCAGCCAGCCATACTTCGTTGCCGTGGGCGACTTCAATGGCGACGGCAACCCGGACCTGGCGGTAACGAACATAATTTCCGACACGGTGAACCTGTTGCTGGGGAACGGCGATGGCACGTTCCAGCCGCCAGTCGCCTACGCGGCGGGGAGCACTCCAATTGGGATCGCGGCGGGAGACTTCAACGGCGACGGCATCCCAGACTTGGCGGTGGCGAATATCATTTCGGATACGGTGAGCGTGCTGTTGAACAACATCACCCAGACCGCGACGGCCACGATCTCCGGCATCTCGGTCCCGGGCTCGGGCGAGGAGCACTTGGTCAAGGCCGTCTATCCGGGTGACGCCAATTTTGCCGCCAGCGAGTCCGGGACGATATCCCTGATTTCAACCCTGACCCCGACGACCCGTGGGCAGCTCCAGCGGCGATCACGGATAACCACTAGCATGATACTGAGTGCCTCTCCGGCTTCGAGCAGTGATATCGGGCAGAAGGTAACGTTGAAGGCGAAGCTGAGTCCCTCTGCGGTGGGCAACTTCACCACGGGTGGCGAGACAATTACCTTCATAAACGGGGCGACGACGCTGGGGACGGGGACACTGTCCTCCGGGGTGGCGACGCTGCGCACGTCACGTCTGGCGGCGGGCAGATACTCCCTGACGGCGGTGTACGCCGGAGACACGAACTTTCTGGCCAGCACCTCGCCGGCGGTGCACTATACGGTGCCGACGAGAGCGCGGCCGGGAGCTACAAAGATTCCGTTTACCAAGAGATAGCGCACGCCGATGCTGGGTACAGCAGGCTTCGAAGGTGGATTGGTCGCGGAAGCTTTCTGGGTCGAGGATTACAAGGTCGGCATCGGCGCCGACTTGCACGCGTCCCTTCTTGCGGGCTTCGGGCGTGCTGCGTCCCAGGCGAAGCGCGGGCATGACGGCGTGCATCAGGGTGAGAGAGCGGCGTGATCGTCAGCCAAATCAAAGACGCCCACGGTCAGATTTGTGGGCGTCTTTCAATTTGCGGAAAGTTTATTTCGTTGCCGGTGCCGCCGGCCCAGGAACGGGCGCCTGCGTCTCCACGCTGGCCTCGCGCAGGAACTTGGCGGCTTCCTCCGGTGGCGTCGGATTGATATAAAACCCCGTGCCCCACTCGAATCCCGCCGTCTTGGTCAACTTGGGCATGAATTCGATGTGCCAGTGATAGTGCTCGTTAAACGGGTCCTGCACCGGCGAGGTATGGATCACCAGGTTGTACGCCGGATTGTCCAGGACGTTGTACGCCTTGGCGAGCAGGCTCTTGAGCGCCCGCGCCAGGTGCTCAAACATCGCCGATGAGGAATTCTCATACGCCGACTCATGCCGCTTGGGCAGGATCCAGGTTTCAAACGGAAACCGCGGCGCATAAGGGGCCATGGTGACGAACTGCTCGTTTTCGCCCACTATGCGGATTCCGTTCTCCAGTTCCTGGCGGATGACGTCGCAGAACACGCACCGTTCCTTGTAGATGTAGTACTGCTTGGCGCCTTCCAGCTCTTCGACCACCTGCTTGGGAAGAATCGGCAGCGCGATCAACTGCGAGTGCGGGTGCTCCAGAGACGCGCCGGCCGCCTCGCCGTGGTTCTTGAAGATCAGGATGTACTTGAACCGCTTGTCCTGCTTGAGGTCGAGGATGCGGTCGCGGAACGCCCACAGCGAGTCCTCGACCCGCCGGTCCTTCATCGTGGCCAAGCTGGCCGCGTGGTCCGGCGTCTCGATAATCACCTCATGCGCGCCGATGCCGTTCATGCGGTCGAACATTCCCTCGGCGCGGCGGTTGAGGTTGCCCTCGATGCCCAGCGCCGGAAACTTGTTCGGCACCACGCGCACGGTCCATCCCGGCGAGTCCTTGGGCGGCGTAGGGCCGCCGTTCGGACTCGGACGGTAGGCCAAAATCTCCGGCGGCGTCTTGCTTTCGTTGCCGTAGCAGAACGGGCAAAATCCGCCCTTGAGCTTGTTCTGCTCCCGGGCGAAGTCAGTGGGACGCTTGGCGCGGTCGGTGGAAATGATGACCCAGCGGCCTACAATCGGATCTTTTCTTAGTTCAGGCAAAGAGGACTCTCCCCCGGTAATGCGCTACCTACGATTCTACGGCATTGGGAAGGCATTTTTGAATAGGGTGATATCCGGAGAGTTATCCTCGGTGTCGTAATACACCGTAAGCACGTCAAAACGCAGGGCTGGCTCGCCCGGCAGGCGGCGGCGAAAATCGCGCGCCACTGCACCAAGATCGCTGCGTTTTTCGTCGTCCACCGCCGCTTCGGCGGGCTTAACGTCGCGCGTGGTGCGGGTCTTGACTTCGATGAAGCAGAGCACGTCGCCATCCCAGCCCACCAAGTCCAACTCGCCCCGATGCCGCGGCGAACGCCAGTTGCGCGCCACCATCACATAGCCAAGCCGTCGCAGATAGAAGTAGGCATCGTCCTCGCCGCGCCGCCCGGTCAGCAGGTGTTCGGGAAGGCGGTCGGGATTTTCGCGGCCCACCGCACCCGCCGCACGGTCCAGCGCATGCGCGAGCTTTTCGACGACTTTGCCGTTCATGCCACCGCAAGACTAGCAAACAACGCGGAGCCAGTCTGTGACGGACGCACTGCCGGCGTTCCCTGAACGGGATTTCCAAGCTGCCATCGGCCGGCGATGCAGGCTGTGGCGGTTGCAAGATTGCAGCGCCCCGTGTAATTTCGGGTGTCGGACCGCGCCGCGAGAGGAGGCGTGCTGTATGGCCCCGCGCCCAGGGTCAACCCTTCCGGATCTGTCTCCGCTCAAGATTGACGACCGCGCCCGCGGCAGCGGCGGCCGGCGCAAATTCCTGCCCTGGTTCGCGGCAGTACTGGGTGCGGTTCTCCTGGTGTCAGCCCTTGTTATCGTGCTGCAGCGCCAGACTCCCCTGGTGGAAGTTGCGGTCGCGCGCACTGCCGGGGACAACGACCGGGTGGCGCTTTTGAATGCGAGCGGCTACGTGACGCCGCGGCGGCGCGCCACGGTTGCCGCCAAGATCACCGCGCGTGTCACCGTCATGAACGCCGAGGAAGGCATGCGGGTACAGCAGGGTCAGGTGCTGGCGCTGCTGGACGACTCCGACGCCCGCGTGCGCCTCAATTCGGCCATCGCCGATCGCGACGCCACTTCCGCCGCGCTGCGCGATCTTGAGGTTAACCTGGCCAACGCAGACCGCGAGTTACGCCGCACCGAAGCGCTGGAAAAGGGGGGCGTCGCCAGCCCGCAGGCACTCGATCTGGCCCGCACCACCGCGGACAGCTATCGCGCCAAGATCGCGCTGGCCAAGGAGCAAATCCGCGCCGCCGACGCCCGCATCAAGGTCGCGCAGCAGGACTTGGACAACTGCACCGTGCGCTCGCCCTACAACGGCATCGTGGTCTCCAAGGACGCGCAGGTCGGAGAAATGGTGTCGCCGATCTCCGCCGGAGGTGGCTTCACGCGTACCGGCATCGCCACGGTTGTGGATATGGACTCCAATGAGATCGAGGTGGACGTCAACGAGTCCTACATCGCCCGGGTTATACCCGGCCAGCCGGTCACCGCCACGCTCGACGCCTATCCCGACTGGAAAATACCCTGTAAGGTCCGCACGGTGATTCCCACCGCCGACCGCCAGAAGGCGACGGTGAAGGTGCGCATTTCTTTTGATAAGCTCGATCCGCGCATTCTGCCCGACATGGGAGTGAAAGTCGCGTTTCTGAGTGACGAGCCCGCGGGCAAGCAGACTGCGGCCAAGCAAGTGGTCGTTCCCAAGTCCGCAGTACGCGACGAAGGCGGGCAGCAGGCGGTTTTCATCTACAAGGATGGCCGCGTGGAACACCGTGCCATCCGCGCGGGCGGCACGCGGGGTGAGGACCAGGTCGTACTGGCCGGCGTTTCGGACGGCGATCAGGTTGTAGTCGGCGGGGCTGAGGGGCTGAAGGATGGCAGCAGGGTGGGGATAAGAAAGTAAGTGGCCAGTGCTCAGTGGCCAGTGGTCAGCGAAACCTAAAGACTGGCCCCTGACCACCGACCACTTGGCCGTTCAGGAGATTCCATGGTCAGGGTTGACGGTCGCGGCGACGGCACCAGCCTGGTCCGGGTACGCGGGCTGGACAAGAAATATCAGCGCGGCAGCGAGGAAATCCACGTGCTGCAGGGCCTGAACCTCGACGTGGACGCCGGCGATTTTGTCGCCTTCATGGGTCCCAGCGGCTCGGGCAAGACGACGCTGCTCAACCTGCTGGGCGGGCTCGACCTGCCTTCGGCCGGCAGCATCACCGTCGCCGGTGACGAGATCACCCGCATGTCTGCGGGCAAGCTGACCAGCTGGCGGGCCCGTCACGTCGGCTTCATCTTTCAGATGTACAACCTCATTCCCGTGCTGACCGCGTTCCAAAACGTGGAACTGCCGCTGCTCTTGACCAGGCTCTCCAAGGCGGAACGGCGACAGCACGTGGAAACCGTGCTCCAGGTGGTTGGGCTGGCTGACCGCATGCATCATTTTCCGCGGCAATTATCGGGCGGCCAGGAGCAGCGTGTCGCCATCGCGCGCGCCATCGTTGCCGACCCCACGTTCCTCCTCTGCGACGAGCCCACCGGCGATCTCGACCGCAAGAGCGCCGACGAGATCATGGACCTGCTCACCCGGCTGGTCAGCGAGCACAAGAAAACCGTGCTGCTGGTCACCCACGATCCGGCCGCGGCCGAGCGCTCCCAGGTGGTGCTGCACCTTAACAAGGGCGTGCTGGAGGAAAAGGTCTGGGCGGAGAAATTGACTGGGGAGAGACAGTGAAATGAAATACCGCCATCTCCTCTTCTCCAACTTGTCGCGGAAGAAGATCCACACCACGCTAACCATCGGCTCTTTCGCGGTGGCGCTATTCCTGTTTGGACTGCTGGCAGTGGTGCGCGGCGCTTTCAATCAGGGGTTGGACGTGGCAGGCGCCAACCGGCTCGTCATCATTAACAAAGTTTCGCTCATTCAGCCGTTGCCCATCTCCTACAAGGAGCGCCTTCTCCAGATCCCGGGGGTGAAGGCCGTCACGCACGCCAACTGGTTCGGCGGCGTTTACCAGGACGAGCGCAACTTCTTCCCGCAGTTCGCCATTGACACCGAAACCTATCGCGCCATGTTCCCCGAGTTCGTCATGCCGGACGAGCAATGGAAAGCCTTCCTCGCCGACCGCGAAGGCGTCATCGCGGGCGAGGACTTGGTGAAACGTTTTCACTGGAAGGTCGGCGACCGCGTACCCATCAAAGGCACGATTTTCCCCGGGACATGGGAATTCAACATTCGCGGCATTTATCATGGCAGCCGCCAGGCCGACGACACCACCCAATTCTGGTTTCACTACAAGCTTCTGGAGGAACGGCAAAACCAGTACTGGCATGGGCTGGTCGGCTGGTACACGGTGCGCATTGACAATCCCGACCACGCAGTGAGGAT from the Terriglobia bacterium genome contains:
- a CDS encoding ABC transporter ATP-binding protein, yielding MVRVDGRGDGTSLVRVRGLDKKYQRGSEEIHVLQGLNLDVDAGDFVAFMGPSGSGKTTLLNLLGGLDLPSAGSITVAGDEITRMSAGKLTSWRARHVGFIFQMYNLIPVLTAFQNVELPLLLTRLSKAERRQHVETVLQVVGLADRMHHFPRQLSGGQEQRVAIARAIVADPTFLLCDEPTGDLDRKSADEIMDLLTRLVSEHKKTVLLVTHDPAAAERSQVVLHLNKGVLEEKVWAEKLTGERQ
- a CDS encoding FG-GAP-like repeat-containing protein, producing the protein MLHAANLTNTTLTLSSNSVTAGTVVTFTAAVSNGSPVTTGLVTFCDAAAAFCLNGAMLGTAQLTPSGTAVIKFRPGIGSHTYKAVFKGTTTDLPSTSSTQTLTVSGTYATTTTISASGVPGNYTLTGTVVGTGSRALSPTGSVEFVDTTASSTLGSAALGAATLAEAFASPAAYATGAMPFPVAVGDFNGDGILDLAVANWSDNTVSVLLGNSDGTFQAQVSYATDTSPCSLAVGDFNGDGKLDLAVANTNSSTVSVLLGNGDGTFQAQVAYATGSTPQWVAVADFNGDGKPDLAVANNLDNTVSVLLGNGDGTFLAQATYATRDKAYSVAVGDFNGDGLFDLVVANFGANSVSVLLGNGDGTFQTQVTYPTGTNPYSIAVGDFNGDGLSDLAVVNFTSETVSVLLGNGDGTFGTQVTYATGSQPYFVAVGDFNGDGNPDLAVTNIISDTVNLLLGNGDGTFQPPVAYAAGSTPIGIAAGDFNGDGIPDLAVANIISDTVSVLLNNITQTATATISGISVPGSGEEHLVKAVYPGDANFAASESGTISLISTLTPTTRGQLQRRSRITTSMILSASPASSSDIGQKVTLKAKLSPSAVGNFTTGGETITFINGATTLGTGTLSSGVATLRTSRLAAGRYSLTAVYAGDTNFLASTSPAVHYTVPTRARPGATKIPFTKR
- a CDS encoding FtsX-like permease family protein, coding for MKYRHLLFSNLSRKKIHTTLTIGSFAVALFLFGLLAVVRGAFNQGLDVAGANRLVIINKVSLIQPLPISYKERLLQIPGVKAVTHANWFGGVYQDERNFFPQFAIDTETYRAMFPEFVMPDEQWKAFLADREGVIAGEDLVKRFHWKVGDRVPIKGTIFPGTWEFNIRGIYHGSRQADDTTQFWFHYKLLEERQNQYWHGLVGWYTVRIDNPDHAVRIAKAIDESFANSPWETKTDTEKAFAASFVKQAGNIEFLMLSIGGVVFFTLLLVTGNTMAIAVRDRVRELAVLKAVGYSDKFVLGMILAESLLLALVGGGIGILLAKLLTLNGDPTRGMLPFFYLAPGAAVAGIALALLVGILGGILPALSAMRLRVVDALRSV
- a CDS encoding YraN family protein, with protein sequence MNGKVVEKLAHALDRAAGAVGRENPDRLPEHLLTGRRGEDDAYFYLRRLGYVMVARNWRSPRHRGELDLVGWDGDVLCFIEVKTRTTRDVKPAEAAVDDEKRSDLGAVARDFRRRLPGEPALRFDVLTVYYDTEDNSPDITLFKNAFPMP
- the galT gene encoding galactose-1-phosphate uridylyltransferase → MPELRKDPIVGRWVIISTDRAKRPTDFAREQNKLKGGFCPFCYGNESKTPPEILAYRPSPNGGPTPPKDSPGWTVRVVPNKFPALGIEGNLNRRAEGMFDRMNGIGAHEVIIETPDHAASLATMKDRRVEDSLWAFRDRILDLKQDKRFKYILIFKNHGEAAGASLEHPHSQLIALPILPKQVVEELEGAKQYYIYKERCVFCDVIRQELENGIRIVGENEQFVTMAPYAPRFPFETWILPKRHESAYENSSSAMFEHLARALKSLLAKAYNVLDNPAYNLVIHTSPVQDPFNEHYHWHIEFMPKLTKTAGFEWGTGFYINPTPPEEAAKFLREASVETQAPVPGPAAPATK
- a CDS encoding efflux RND transporter periplasmic adaptor subunit, which produces MAPRPGSTLPDLSPLKIDDRARGSGGRRKFLPWFAAVLGAVLLVSALVIVLQRQTPLVEVAVARTAGDNDRVALLNASGYVTPRRRATVAAKITARVTVMNAEEGMRVQQGQVLALLDDSDARVRLNSAIADRDATSAALRDLEVNLANADRELRRTEALEKGGVASPQALDLARTTADSYRAKIALAKEQIRAADARIKVAQQDLDNCTVRSPYNGIVVSKDAQVGEMVSPISAGGGFTRTGIATVVDMDSNEIEVDVNESYIARVIPGQPVTATLDAYPDWKIPCKVRTVIPTADRQKATVKVRISFDKLDPRILPDMGVKVAFLSDEPAGKQTAAKQVVVPKSAVRDEGGQQAVFIYKDGRVEHRAIRAGGTRGEDQVVLAGVSDGDQVVVGGAEGLKDGSRVGIRK